In the Kaistella sp. 97-N-M2 genome, one interval contains:
- a CDS encoding tyrosine-type recombinase/integrase gives MIERFLDYISVEKRYSPHTLTSYSKDLKDFSVFLLKTEAHQDYHLVDKKIIRNFMVELTEKEISKRSINRKLSSLRSFYLFLLKVGHVQVSPLENIQSLKFYAEKQIPFSEEEMNNHQLEKFHPAKSSFLKELIIETLYQTGMRRAELVNLLVENVDFGKKEIKVIGKGNKARIIPIAEKLGLGFEKYLMERKPLKEWEMYFFINAKGKKLTDKFVYSAVNSYLSLVTSKKKKSPHILRHSFATHVLEHGAEISKVKKLMGHSSLASTQVYTSANIEQLKKVFNNAHPRAKKNVNL, from the coding sequence ATGATAGAAAGGTTTTTAGATTATATTTCGGTGGAAAAACGGTATTCACCACACACTTTAACGAGCTACAGCAAAGATCTGAAGGATTTTTCTGTTTTTTTGTTGAAAACAGAAGCGCACCAAGATTATCATCTCGTCGATAAAAAGATCATCCGTAATTTTATGGTAGAGCTCACGGAAAAAGAAATTTCCAAACGTTCCATCAACCGGAAACTCTCTTCTCTGCGGAGTTTTTACTTATTTCTGTTGAAAGTTGGCCACGTGCAGGTTTCTCCTTTAGAAAACATTCAGTCCTTAAAATTTTACGCCGAAAAACAAATTCCTTTTTCCGAAGAGGAAATGAATAATCATCAGCTCGAAAAATTTCACCCGGCGAAAAGCAGTTTTCTGAAAGAGCTGATCATCGAAACGCTGTATCAGACCGGAATGCGCCGGGCAGAACTCGTAAATTTACTGGTGGAGAATGTGGATTTCGGTAAAAAAGAAATTAAAGTCATCGGTAAAGGCAATAAGGCACGCATCATTCCAATCGCCGAAAAACTGGGGCTTGGTTTTGAAAAATATTTGATGGAGAGAAAGCCGTTGAAAGAGTGGGAGATGTACTTTTTCATTAATGCTAAAGGCAAAAAACTCACGGACAAATTTGTCTATTCTGCCGTAAATTCCTACCTTAGTCTTGTAACTTCCAAGAAGAAAAAAAGTCCCCATATTTTAAGACACAGTTTTGCAACGCACGTCTTAGAGCATGGGGCTGAAATTTCTAAAGTGAAGAAGTTAATGGGTCATTCGTCGCTTGCCTCCACGCAGGTTTATACGAGTGCCAATATTGAACAATTGAAAAAAGTGTTTAACAATGCCCATCCCCGGGCGAAAAAAAATGTAAATTTATGA
- a CDS encoding HPF/RaiA family ribosome-associated protein produces the protein MKISVQSMGLTPHSPLEEHIEKKLSKLENYYDKIVECKVFLKVENKSDKENKTVEILLGVPGDDLMVKKTTASFEESLDLCAEVAKKLLIKKKELA, from the coding sequence ATGAAAATTTCAGTACAGTCAATGGGATTGACGCCACATTCGCCTCTTGAAGAACATATTGAGAAAAAATTGAGCAAACTTGAAAATTATTACGACAAGATTGTAGAGTGCAAAGTTTTTTTAAAAGTTGAAAACAAATCGGATAAGGAAAATAAGACGGTAGAGATTTTATTAGGCGTTCCCGGTGACGATTTGATGGTAAAAAAGACCACTGCGAGTTTTGAAGAGAGTTTAGACCTTTGTGCTGAGGTTGCTAAAAAGCTGCTAATCAAGAAAAAAGAATTAGCCTAA
- the tuf gene encoding elongation factor Tu: protein MAKETFNRSKPHLNIGTIGHVDHGKTTLTAAISKVLSDKGFGTARDFSSIDSAPEEKERGITINTSHIEYETANRHYAHVDCPGHADYVKNMVTGAAQMDGAILVVAATDGPMPQTREHILLCRQVNVPRIVVFMNKVDMVDDEELLELVELEVRELLSAYEYDGDNSPVIQGSALGGLNGDDKWVAKIDELMEAVDSWIELPTRDVDKPFLMPIEDVFSITGRGTVATGRIEAGVINTGDGVDIVGMGDEKLTSTVTGVEMFRKILDRGEAGDNVGILLRGIEKTDIKRGMVIVKSGSVKPHKKFKAEVYILSKEEGGRHTPFHNKYRPQFYVRTTDVTGEIFLPEGVEMVMPGDNISITVELLQPIALNVGLRFAIREGGRTVGAGQVTEILD from the coding sequence ATGGCAAAGGAAACGTTTAATCGTAGCAAACCGCATTTGAACATTGGTACCATCGGTCACGTAGACCATGGTAAAACTACACTTACTGCAGCAATCAGTAAAGTATTATCTGACAAAGGATTCGGAACAGCAAGAGATTTCTCTTCTATTGATTCTGCACCAGAAGAAAAAGAAAGAGGTATTACAATTAATACTTCACACATCGAATATGAAACTGCAAACAGACATTACGCTCACGTAGATTGTCCAGGTCACGCCGATTATGTAAAAAACATGGTTACAGGTGCTGCTCAAATGGACGGTGCTATCTTGGTAGTAGCTGCAACAGACGGACCTATGCCTCAAACTAGAGAGCACATCCTTTTGTGTCGTCAGGTAAACGTACCTAGAATTGTTGTTTTTATGAACAAAGTTGATATGGTAGATGACGAAGAATTACTAGAGCTTGTTGAGCTTGAAGTAAGAGAACTTCTTTCTGCTTACGAATATGACGGTGATAACTCCCCGGTAATCCAGGGTTCTGCTTTAGGTGGACTTAACGGAGATGACAAATGGGTAGCTAAAATCGACGAATTAATGGAGGCTGTAGATTCTTGGATCGAACTTCCAACAAGAGACGTTGACAAACCATTCTTGATGCCTATCGAAGATGTATTCTCTATTACAGGTCGTGGAACTGTAGCTACAGGAAGAATCGAAGCTGGTGTTATCAACACTGGAGACGGTGTAGATATCGTAGGTATGGGTGATGAAAAATTAACTTCAACTGTAACCGGAGTAGAAATGTTCCGTAAAATCCTTGACAGAGGTGAAGCAGGAGATAACGTAGGTATCCTATTAAGAGGTATTGAGAAAACCGATATCAAAAGAGGGATGGTTATCGTAAAATCCGGATCTGTAAAACCACACAAAAAATTCAAAGCTGAGGTTTATATCCTTTCTAAGGAAGAAGGTGGTCGTCACACTCCATTCCACAACAAGTATCGTCCACAGTTCTATGTAAGAACTACAGACGTTACAGGTGAGATCTTCTTGCCAGAAGGTGTAGAAATGGTAATGCCAGGAGATAACATCTCTATTACTGTAGAATTGTTACAGCCAATCGCTCTTAACGTAGGTCTTAGATTTGCGATCAGAGAAGGAGGTAGAACAGTTGGAGCAGGTCAGGTAACTGAAATCTTAGATTAA
- the secE gene encoding preprotein translocase subunit SecE encodes MSLVDFLKGSYTEFKDKVEWPKWPDLQSSTIVVTIGTVILALFVFGVDSLFSKSISNFLSIFINLFN; translated from the coding sequence ATGAGCTTAGTTGATTTTTTAAAAGGTTCTTATACCGAATTCAAAGATAAAGTAGAGTGGCCGAAGTGGCCAGATTTACAGTCGTCTACCATTGTAGTAACGATTGGAACCGTTATTTTGGCATTATTTGTTTTTGGGGTAGATTCACTTTTCAGTAAGTCAATTTCAAATTTCTTATCTATTTTTATCAATCTCTTCAATTAA
- the nusG gene encoding transcription termination/antitermination protein NusG, with amino-acid sequence MSDTNWYVLKSISGQENKVKAYIENEMKHHNLEAFVTQVVIPMEKVIQLRNGKKVPKEKPYYPGYLMVEAQLVGEIPHIIKNIPGVISFLSLTKGGDPVPMRKSEVNRMLGRMDELSEFAVEANIPFVVGENVKVIDGPFNGFNGTIEKILEDKKKVEVSVMIFGRKTPMELSYMQVEKV; translated from the coding sequence ATGAGTGACACTAACTGGTATGTACTAAAATCCATCAGCGGACAGGAAAATAAGGTGAAAGCCTATATTGAAAACGAAATGAAGCACCATAATCTGGAAGCTTTCGTTACGCAAGTGGTCATTCCTATGGAAAAAGTGATCCAGTTGAGAAATGGAAAAAAAGTACCGAAGGAAAAACCCTATTATCCAGGTTATCTTATGGTAGAAGCGCAGTTGGTAGGAGAGATTCCTCACATCATTAAAAACATTCCGGGGGTTATTTCATTTCTTAGTTTAACAAAAGGCGGCGATCCCGTTCCGATGCGTAAATCTGAAGTGAACAGAATGCTGGGAAGAATGGATGAACTGTCCGAATTTGCGGTTGAAGCCAATATTCCTTTCGTGGTTGGCGAAAATGTAAAAGTGATCGATGGACCTTTTAATGGTTTTAACGGTACAATTGAAAAAATTCTGGAAGACAAAAAGAAAGTCGAAGTTTCAGTAATGATTTTCGGAAGAAAGACCCCAATGGAGTTAAGCTATATGCAGGTAGAGAAAGTTTAA
- the rplK gene encoding 50S ribosomal protein L11 — translation MAKKVFKMVKLQVKGGAANPSPPVGPALGSAGVNIMEFCKQFNGRTQDKPGQVLPVVITVYEDKSFDFVIKTPPAAIQLLDASKQKKGSGEPNRIKVGAVSWDQVKKIAEDKMVDLNCFTMDAALTMVAGTARSMGLRVTGTKPTNA, via the coding sequence ATGGCTAAAAAAGTCTTTAAAATGGTTAAGCTCCAAGTAAAAGGAGGAGCAGCAAACCCATCTCCACCAGTAGGTCCAGCTTTGGGTTCTGCCGGGGTGAATATTATGGAGTTTTGTAAGCAATTTAACGGAAGAACTCAAGATAAACCGGGACAGGTTTTACCTGTAGTAATTACGGTGTATGAAGACAAATCATTTGACTTCGTTATTAAAACACCACCCGCAGCAATCCAACTTTTAGATGCTTCTAAGCAGAAAAAAGGTTCTGGAGAGCCGAACCGAATCAAAGTAGGTGCTGTATCTTGGGATCAGGTTAAAAAAATTGCTGAAGACAAAATGGTAGATCTTAATTGCTTTACAATGGATGCTGCCCTTACAATGGTGGCAGGTACTGCAAGATCTATGGGCTTAAGAGTAACAGGAACTAAACCAACTAACGCTTAA
- the rplA gene encoding 50S ribosomal protein L1, whose translation MAKLTKKQKEALSKLEKNKIYTLDEASALVKEVNTAKFDASVDLAVRLGVDPRKANQMVRGVVSLPHGTGKDVKVLALVTPDKEAEATAAGADYVGLDEYLQKIKDGWTDVDVIVTMPAVMGKLGPLGRVLGPRGLMPNPKSGTVTMDIGKAVAEVKAGKIDFKVDKYGIIHAGIGKVSFDAAKIRENAAELIQTLVKLKPTASKGTYVKSIYLSSTMSPGIAIDTKSVN comes from the coding sequence ATGGCAAAATTAACAAAAAAGCAAAAAGAAGCTTTAAGCAAATTAGAAAAAAATAAAATTTACACCCTGGACGAAGCTTCGGCTTTGGTAAAAGAAGTAAATACTGCAAAATTCGACGCTTCTGTTGACCTGGCAGTAAGATTAGGTGTAGATCCTAGAAAAGCCAACCAAATGGTGAGAGGGGTAGTGTCTCTTCCACATGGTACTGGTAAAGATGTAAAAGTTTTGGCATTGGTAACCCCTGATAAAGAAGCGGAAGCTACGGCAGCAGGTGCAGATTACGTAGGTCTTGACGAATATTTACAGAAAATTAAAGATGGCTGGACCGATGTTGATGTGATTGTAACTATGCCTGCAGTAATGGGTAAGTTAGGTCCGTTGGGTAGAGTTCTTGGGCCAAGAGGTTTAATGCCAAACCCAAAATCCGGTACTGTTACCATGGATATTGGTAAAGCTGTAGCTGAAGTAAAAGCAGGTAAAATTGATTTTAAAGTTGACAAGTACGGTATCATCCACGCTGGAATTGGTAAAGTATCTTTCGATGCTGCTAAAATCAGAGAAAATGCTGCGGAATTAATTCAGACTTTAGTTAAATTGAAACCAACCGCTTCCAAAGGTACTTATGTAAAGAGCATTTATTTGTCTTCTACCATGAGTCCGGGTATTGCAATTGATACTAAATCTGTAAACTAA
- the rplJ gene encoding 50S ribosomal protein L10, translating to MTKEDKVLVIQDIKGMLQDAKVVYVANLEGMNAAATSDFRRQAFKQNITLKVVKNTLLQKAMEQMEGDVDYSEMFPSFKGNTALMVAETANAPAKLIQGFRKKAEVPALKSAYLQDTFYVGDENLDTLVNIKSREEMIGEIITLLQSPLRNVLSALQNKPDTAEEAAPAAEEEKTEETPAADAAATDAPSAE from the coding sequence ATGACAAAAGAAGATAAAGTATTAGTAATACAAGATATAAAAGGAATGTTGCAGGACGCGAAAGTAGTCTATGTAGCAAACCTTGAAGGAATGAATGCTGCTGCAACTTCAGATTTCAGAAGACAGGCATTTAAGCAAAATATTACACTTAAAGTTGTAAAAAATACCCTATTGCAAAAAGCGATGGAACAAATGGAAGGTGATGTAGATTACTCCGAAATGTTCCCAAGCTTTAAAGGAAATACTGCTTTGATGGTTGCTGAAACAGCGAATGCTCCGGCAAAGTTGATTCAGGGATTCAGAAAAAAAGCAGAAGTTCCAGCGTTGAAATCTGCTTATTTGCAAGATACATTCTATGTAGGCGACGAAAATTTAGATACACTTGTAAACATCAAGTCTAGAGAAGAAATGATTGGTGAAATCATCACATTGCTTCAGTCTCCACTTAGAAATGTACTTTCTGCCCTTCAAAACAAACCGGATACAGCAGAAGAAGCTGCACCCGCTGCGGAAGAAGAGAAAACAGAAGAAACTCCGGCTGCAGACGCTGCCGCTACAGATGCACCAAGTGCAGAGTAA
- the rplL gene encoding 50S ribosomal protein L7/L12 gives MSDLKNLAETLVNLTVKDVNELATILKDEYGIEPAAVAVAAGGGGGAEAVEEKTEFDVILKAAGASKLAVVKLVKDLTGAGLKEAKDMVDTAPTAIKEGISKDEAEALKKQLEEAGAEVEVK, from the coding sequence ATGTCAGATTTAAAAAACTTAGCGGAAACGCTTGTTAACTTAACCGTTAAAGACGTAAATGAATTAGCTACCATCCTTAAAGATGAGTACGGAATCGAACCAGCTGCTGTAGCTGTAGCTGCCGGAGGTGGCGGTGGCGCAGAAGCTGTAGAAGAAAAAACAGAATTCGATGTGATCCTGAAAGCTGCAGGTGCTTCTAAATTAGCAGTTGTAAAATTAGTTAAAGATTTAACTGGTGCAGGACTTAAAGAAGCTAAAGATATGGTAGATACCGCTCCTACTGCAATTAAAGAAGGAATTTCTAAAGACGAAGCAGAAGCTTTGAAAAAACAATTAGAAGAAGCAGGTGCTGAAGTAGAAGTTAAATAA
- the rpoB gene encoding DNA-directed RNA polymerase subunit beta has protein sequence MSKSKAVAKAQGNERINFSIAKGKIETPDFLDIQIQSFKDFFQLDILPEQRLNESLYKTFQENFPITDSRNNFVLEFLDYLVDSPRYSIDECVERGLTYSVPLKARLKLYCTDPEHEDFQTVVQDVYLGPVPYMTPSGSFIINGAERVIVTQLHRSPGVFFGQTYHANGTKLYYSRIIPFKGSWMEFTTDINNVMYAYIDRKKKLPLTTLLRAIGFESDKDILQIFDLAEEVKVSKAALKKVEGRTLAARVLNTWFEDFVDEDTGEVVSIERNEIILDRETILEKEHLDLILEAGVKSILIHKENSNEFSIIQNTLQKDPTNSEKEAVEYIYRQLRNADPPDEETARGIIEKLFFSEQRYSLGEVGRYRLNKKLGLNIPEKTEVLTKEDIISIVRHLIELVNAKAEVDDIDHLSNRRIKTVGEQLSGQFSVGLSRIARTIRERMNVRDNEIFTPIDLVNAKTLTSVINSFFGTNQLSQFMDQTNPLSEITHKRRLSALGPGGLSRERAGFEVRDVHHTHYGRICPIETPEGPNIGLISSLGIYAKINSLGFIETPYRKVNNGKVDLKTAAVFLNAEDEEDKVIAQANVEMKEDGTISTDRVIARLDGDYPVVEPQQVDLIDVAPNQISGISASLIPFLEHDDANRALMGSNMMRQAVPLLKPEAPIVGTGLEQQVAKDSRILINAEGNGTVEYVDADKITIKYDRSEDSDLISFDSATKSYKLTKFRKTNQGTTITLRPNVRVGDKVHLGQVLCDGYATENGELALGRNLVVAFMPWKGYNFEDAIVINEKVVREDWFTSIHVDEYSLEVRDTKLGMEELTADIPNVSEEATKDLDENGMIRIGADVKPGDIMIGKITPKGESDPTPEEKLLRAIFGDKAGDVKDASLKADSSLRGVVINKKLFSRNIKDKKKRSEEKLKLEEIENTYKAKFDELRNLLLEKLGTLVNGKTSQGVNNDLDEEIIGKGVKFTTKLLQSVEDYVNVSGADWTVDADRNELIKQLIHNFKIKSNDLNGVKNREKFAISIGDELPAGIIKLAKVYVAKKRKLNVGDKMAGRHGNKGIVSRIVREEDMPFLEDGTPVDIVLNPLGVPSRMNIGQIYETVLGWAGQKLGLKFATPIFDGANIDQITEYTNQAGLPEFGSTHLYDGGTGERFTQPATVGIIYMLKLGHMVDDKMHARSIGPYSLITQQPLGGKAQFGGQRFGEMEVWALEAFGASNILREILTVKSDDVIGRAKTYEAIAKGEAMPEPGIPESFNVLLHELQGLGLDVRLEE, from the coding sequence ATGAGTAAATCTAAAGCAGTCGCTAAAGCTCAGGGGAACGAAAGAATCAACTTTTCCATAGCTAAAGGAAAAATTGAAACTCCTGACTTTTTGGACATTCAGATCCAATCTTTCAAAGATTTTTTCCAGTTGGATATCCTTCCGGAGCAGAGACTCAACGAATCTCTGTACAAAACCTTTCAAGAAAATTTCCCAATTACCGATTCCCGGAACAATTTTGTTCTCGAATTTTTGGATTATTTGGTAGATTCTCCACGATACTCCATCGACGAGTGTGTGGAAAGAGGATTGACGTATTCAGTTCCTCTTAAAGCCAGACTAAAACTCTATTGTACCGATCCTGAACATGAAGATTTTCAGACCGTTGTACAGGATGTTTATTTAGGTCCGGTTCCTTATATGACGCCTTCCGGTTCATTTATTATTAATGGTGCCGAACGTGTTATTGTAACGCAGTTGCACAGATCTCCGGGTGTGTTCTTTGGTCAAACTTATCATGCCAACGGAACGAAGTTGTATTACTCCAGAATCATCCCTTTCAAAGGATCCTGGATGGAATTTACAACCGACATCAACAACGTAATGTACGCTTACATCGACCGTAAGAAAAAATTACCGTTAACAACTTTATTAAGAGCAATCGGCTTCGAGTCCGATAAAGACATCCTTCAGATTTTCGACCTTGCCGAAGAAGTAAAAGTTTCTAAAGCAGCATTGAAAAAAGTAGAAGGCCGTACTTTGGCTGCGAGAGTTTTGAACACCTGGTTTGAAGATTTCGTGGACGAAGACACGGGTGAAGTAGTTTCTATCGAAAGAAACGAGATCATCCTGGATAGAGAAACCATTCTTGAAAAAGAACATTTAGATCTTATTCTTGAAGCGGGCGTGAAATCAATTTTAATTCACAAAGAAAATTCCAACGAATTCTCTATCATTCAGAATACTTTACAAAAAGATCCAACCAACTCCGAAAAAGAAGCGGTTGAATATATTTACCGTCAGTTGCGTAATGCAGATCCGCCAGATGAAGAAACTGCCAGAGGAATTATCGAAAAATTATTCTTCTCCGAGCAGCGTTATTCCTTAGGTGAAGTAGGACGTTACAGACTGAACAAAAAGTTAGGATTAAATATTCCGGAAAAAACAGAAGTTTTAACGAAAGAAGATATTATTTCCATCGTTAGACATCTTATTGAATTGGTAAACGCGAAAGCGGAAGTCGATGATATTGATCACCTTTCAAACAGACGTATTAAAACCGTTGGCGAGCAGCTGTCAGGACAATTCAGTGTTGGACTTTCCAGAATCGCGAGAACGATTAGAGAGAGAATGAACGTTAGAGATAACGAGATTTTTACTCCAATCGATTTGGTAAACGCAAAAACCTTAACCTCTGTAATTAATTCTTTCTTCGGAACGAATCAGTTATCGCAGTTCATGGATCAAACCAATCCATTATCAGAGATCACGCACAAGCGTAGACTTTCTGCCCTAGGACCTGGTGGATTATCCAGAGAAAGAGCAGGTTTTGAGGTGCGCGACGTTCACCATACGCACTACGGCAGAATTTGTCCGATAGAAACTCCCGAGGGACCAAACATTGGTTTGATCTCTTCCCTTGGTATTTATGCAAAAATCAACAGTTTAGGATTTATCGAAACACCTTACAGAAAAGTAAACAACGGTAAAGTTGATCTTAAAACCGCAGCGGTTTTCCTTAATGCTGAAGATGAAGAAGATAAAGTGATCGCACAGGCCAACGTTGAAATGAAAGAAGACGGTACAATTTCTACCGACAGAGTAATTGCGCGTTTAGATGGCGATTATCCTGTGGTAGAGCCGCAACAGGTTGATTTGATCGATGTTGCACCGAACCAGATCTCCGGTATTTCTGCGTCCTTAATTCCGTTCCTGGAGCATGATGATGCGAACAGAGCGTTGATGGGATCCAATATGATGCGTCAGGCAGTTCCATTGTTGAAACCGGAAGCACCAATCGTGGGTACAGGTCTTGAGCAGCAGGTTGCGAAAGATTCCAGAATCCTGATCAATGCAGAAGGAAACGGTACCGTAGAATATGTGGATGCAGATAAGATTACCATTAAATATGACAGAAGCGAAGACAGTGATTTAATTTCATTCGATTCTGCTACGAAATCCTACAAACTGACCAAATTCCGTAAAACGAATCAGGGCACAACCATTACTTTGAGACCAAACGTAAGAGTAGGTGATAAAGTTCATTTAGGACAGGTTCTTTGTGACGGTTATGCGACTGAAAACGGCGAATTGGCACTTGGACGTAACTTAGTTGTTGCCTTCATGCCTTGGAAAGGGTACAACTTTGAGGATGCGATCGTTATTAACGAAAAAGTAGTCCGCGAAGACTGGTTTACCTCCATCCACGTTGATGAATATTCTTTGGAAGTTCGGGATACCAAATTAGGTATGGAAGAATTAACCGCAGATATTCCAAACGTTTCGGAAGAAGCGACAAAAGATTTAGATGAAAATGGAATGATCAGAATTGGCGCCGATGTAAAACCTGGCGACATTATGATTGGTAAGATTACTCCAAAAGGAGAATCCGATCCAACTCCGGAAGAAAAATTATTGAGAGCGATTTTTGGCGACAAAGCCGGAGACGTGAAAGATGCTTCCCTGAAAGCAGATTCATCGTTACGGGGAGTTGTTATCAACAAAAAATTGTTCTCCAGAAATATCAAAGACAAAAAGAAAAGATCTGAAGAGAAACTGAAACTTGAAGAAATCGAAAACACGTACAAAGCGAAATTCGACGAATTAAGAAATCTGTTACTTGAAAAATTAGGAACGCTTGTGAACGGTAAAACGTCTCAGGGTGTTAATAATGATCTTGATGAAGAAATCATCGGAAAAGGCGTGAAATTTACCACAAAATTACTTCAATCTGTTGAAGATTATGTGAACGTAAGTGGCGCAGACTGGACCGTAGATGCAGACCGTAACGAGTTGATCAAACAATTGATCCACAACTTCAAAATTAAGTCGAATGACTTAAACGGTGTTAAAAACCGTGAGAAATTTGCGATCTCTATTGGAGATGAGCTTCCTGCAGGAATCATTAAACTTGCGAAAGTGTATGTGGCGAAAAAACGTAAACTTAATGTAGGAGATAAAATGGCGGGTCGTCACGGTAACAAGGGGATTGTATCCCGTATTGTTCGTGAAGAAGATATGCCGTTCCTGGAAGACGGAACTCCGGTTGATATCGTTTTGAATCCACTGGGTGTACCTTCCCGTATGAACATTGGTCAGATTTACGAAACCGTTTTAGGATGGGCTGGTCAAAAATTAGGATTGAAATTTGCCACGCCGATCTTCGATGGTGCAAACATCGACCAGATTACAGAATACACAAACCAGGCGGGATTACCGGAATTCGGAAGTACGCATCTTTATGATGGTGGTACCGGAGAAAGGTTTACTCAACCGGCAACTGTGGGTATCATTTATATGTTGAAACTGGGTCACATGGTTGATGATAAAATGCACGCGCGTTCTATCGGGCCATATTCCCTTATTACGCAGCAGCCTTTGGGTGGTAAAGCGCAGTTTGGGGGCCAAAGATTTGGTGAGATGGAGGTTTGGGCACTCGAAGCATTTGGTGCCTCGAATATCCTAAGAGAAATCTTAACCGTGAAATCCGACGACGTTATTGGTAGAGCGAAAACTTATGAAGCAATTGCAAAAGGAGAAGCAATGCCTGAACCAGGTATTCCGGAATCCTTCAACGTATTGTTACATGAGTTGCAGGGTCTTGGTCTTGATGTAAGACTTGAAGAATAA